In Triplophysa rosa linkage group LG18, Trosa_1v2, whole genome shotgun sequence, a genomic segment contains:
- the cabp5a gene encoding calcium-binding protein 5a has protein sequence MTACIFTRGHKIDRELADDEIEELREAFNEFDKDKDGLISCKDLGNLMRTMGYMPTEMELIELGQNINMNLGGRVDFEDFVELMAPKLLAETAGMIGVKELRDAFKEFDMDGDGEITTEELRSAMSKLLGEHMNQREIDAVVREADNNGDGTVDFEEFVRMLSNC, from the exons ATGACTGCATGCATCTTCACACGAGGACACAAAATT GACAGAGAATTGGCAGATGATGAAATTGAAG AGCTGAGAGAGGCATTTAATGAGTTTGATAAGGATAAGGATGGACTAATTAGCTGTAAGGACCTGGGAAACCTGATGAGGACCATGGGTTACATGCCAACTGAGATGGAACTGATAGAGTTGGGCCAGAACATTAACATGAACT TAGGAGGGAGAGTAGACTTTGAAGACTTTGTAGAGTTGATGGCTCCAAAGCTATTGGCTGAAACAGCCGGGATGATCGGTGTAAAGGAACTACGAGATGCTTTCAAAGAG TTTGATATGGATGGTGATGGAGAAATCACTACAGAGGAGCTGAGGTCTGCTATGAGTAAACTACTGGGAGAGCATATGAACCAAAGAGAGATTGATGCTGTGGTCAGAGAGGCAGACAACAATGGTGATGGGACAGTAGACTTTGAAG AATTTGTGAGGATGTTGTCaaactgctga